A stretch of Desulfurivibrio alkaliphilus AHT 2 DNA encodes these proteins:
- a CDS encoding elongation factor G: MKLYDDKYIKNIVLLGSVKSGKTTLAETMVFEAGLSQRRGTVEDQNTISDFHEIEHQRGNSVYATLLHTDWRDYKINIIDTPGLDDFVGETISSLRVADTAVMLINAQYGVEVGTELTWNYTENHRIPAMFAVNQVDHPKSDFFSAVEAIQESFGPAAILMQYPLNEGEGFDCIIDLLKMTMYKFPPEGGKPEKLAIPEAEQEQAAELHNQLVEKAAENDEELMELYFEKGSLDEDEMRKGLKIGMLNREVFPIFCLSAKRNMGSGRMMGFIDNVAPSATEMPPEQTADDRELSSDPAGPPVVFVFKTLVEQFLGKITFFKVCSGEISEGMDLVNSETGETERLNQLFIMSGKNRQPVSKLVAGDLGATLKMKGTKTNHTLHGKDSPVSLKPIDFPEPRIRTAVAAADKKDDDKLGEALREIQAEDPTIKAELSPELRQLILWGQGELHLNLVKWRLENIYGIKVEFIEPKIPYRETIRKAATATYRHKKQSGGSGQFAEVHLRIEPYEEGMADPTDLTVRGKEEIELPWGGKLVFYNCIVGGVIDAKFLPSILKGVMEKMQEGPMTGSYVRDVRVMVFDGKMHPVDSNDISFKIAGAQAFKEAFRNANPLVLEPLYDMEVMVPEDLMGDVMSDLQSRRSMISGMESQGRYQLIKAITPLAEQHRYSTTLKSLTQGRASFRCNFREYAPVPQDIQQKLTTVE; the protein is encoded by the coding sequence ATGAAGCTTTATGATGACAAGTACATTAAAAACATTGTGCTGCTTGGCAGTGTAAAATCCGGGAAAACCACCCTGGCCGAAACCATGGTTTTCGAGGCCGGGCTCTCCCAGCGCCGGGGCACGGTGGAAGACCAAAACACCATTTCCGACTTTCATGAAATCGAGCATCAGCGGGGCAACTCGGTTTACGCCACCCTGCTGCATACCGACTGGCGGGATTACAAGATCAACATCATCGACACCCCGGGGCTCGATGATTTTGTCGGCGAAACCATCTCCTCGCTGCGGGTGGCGGACACCGCGGTGATGCTGATCAACGCCCAGTACGGGGTAGAGGTGGGCACCGAACTGACCTGGAACTACACCGAAAATCACCGCATTCCGGCGATGTTTGCCGTCAACCAGGTGGATCACCCCAAATCCGACTTTTTCAGCGCCGTGGAGGCCATCCAGGAGAGTTTCGGGCCGGCGGCCATTCTCATGCAGTATCCCCTGAACGAGGGTGAGGGCTTTGACTGCATCATCGATTTGCTGAAGATGACCATGTACAAGTTTCCTCCCGAAGGCGGCAAGCCGGAAAAGCTGGCCATTCCCGAGGCAGAGCAGGAACAGGCCGCCGAATTGCACAACCAGTTGGTTGAAAAGGCGGCGGAAAATGACGAAGAGCTGATGGAGCTCTACTTTGAAAAGGGCAGCCTGGACGAAGATGAGATGCGCAAGGGGCTCAAGATCGGCATGCTCAACCGCGAGGTCTTCCCCATCTTCTGCCTCTCGGCCAAGCGCAACATGGGCAGCGGCCGGATGATGGGCTTCATCGACAACGTGGCCCCCTCGGCCACCGAGATGCCGCCGGAACAGACCGCCGACGACCGGGAGCTGTCCTCCGACCCGGCCGGCCCCCCGGTGGTCTTTGTCTTCAAGACCCTGGTGGAGCAGTTCCTGGGCAAGATCACCTTCTTCAAGGTCTGCTCCGGCGAGATCAGCGAGGGGATGGACCTGGTCAACAGCGAAACGGGCGAAACCGAGCGCTTGAACCAGCTTTTCATCATGTCCGGCAAAAACCGCCAGCCGGTGAGCAAGCTGGTGGCCGGCGACCTGGGCGCCACCCTGAAGATGAAGGGCACCAAAACCAACCACACCCTGCACGGCAAGGATTCGCCGGTCAGCCTGAAACCCATCGACTTTCCCGAGCCGCGCATCCGCACCGCGGTGGCGGCCGCCGACAAGAAGGACGACGACAAGCTGGGCGAGGCCTTAAGGGAAATCCAGGCCGAAGATCCCACCATCAAGGCCGAGCTCTCGCCGGAGTTACGGCAGTTGATCCTCTGGGGCCAGGGCGAGTTGCACCTCAACCTGGTCAAGTGGCGGCTGGAGAATATTTACGGCATCAAGGTCGAGTTCATCGAGCCCAAAATCCCCTACCGGGAGACCATCCGCAAGGCGGCCACCGCCACCTATCGGCACAAGAAACAATCCGGCGGCTCCGGCCAGTTTGCCGAGGTGCACCTGCGCATCGAGCCTTACGAGGAAGGGATGGCCGATCCCACCGATCTCACGGTGCGCGGCAAGGAAGAGATCGAGCTGCCCTGGGGCGGCAAGCTGGTCTTTTACAACTGCATTGTCGGCGGGGTGATCGATGCCAAGTTTCTGCCCTCGATTTTGAAAGGGGTGATGGAAAAGATGCAGGAGGGGCCGATGACCGGTTCCTACGTGCGGGATGTAAGGGTGATGGTCTTCGACGGCAAGATGCACCCGGTGGATTCCAACGACATCTCGTTCAAGATCGCCGGCGCCCAGGCCTTCAAAGAGGCCTTCCGCAACGCCAACCCCCTGGTGCTGGAACCCCTCTACGACATGGAGGTGATGGTGCCGGAGGACCTGATGGGCGACGTGATGAGCGACCTGCAGAGCCGGCGCTCAATGATCAGCGGCATGGAGTCCCAAGGCCGTTACCAGTTGATCAAGGCCATCACCCCCCTGGCCGAGCAGCACCGCTACTCCACCACCCTGAAGTCCCTGACCCAGGGCCGGGCCAGCTTCCGCTGCAACTTCCGGGAATACGCCCCGGTGCCCCAAGATATCCAGCAGAAGCTCACCACCGTGGAGTGA
- the rpsU gene encoding 30S ribosomal protein S21, whose product MIEVEVRGDVEHAIRILKKKLQLDGMKKELKRREFYEKPSAKRRRKTAESRRKLRKLMYKMERD is encoded by the coding sequence ATGATCGAAGTTGAAGTCAGGGGTGATGTTGAGCATGCCATTCGCATTCTCAAAAAGAAACTCCAGCTCGACGGTATGAAAAAAGAGTTGAAGAGGCGCGAGTTTTACGAAAAGCCCAGCGCCAAACGCCGTCGCAAGACGGCGGAATCGCGGCGTAAACTGCGGAAACTGATGTATAAAATGGAGCGGGACTAA
- a CDS encoding YitT family protein: protein MKFTMKIPYTPAFTMADLWQVLKNLLMLAAGGTICAVAVNGIIIPHEFAASSATGLTLIIKELVPALDVGVIYLLLNIPLFLAAMMAVGRRFFFYSLAGTVIFSLALAFVHVDLTVDNDILAAVFAGIIIGIGGGITLRSQGSAGGADILSVMLMKRFSIPLGSTVLALNLVVLSLTAVVFSLDAALYTLIQIYVAAKLIDLVVTGLSQRKAVMIISKHWPEINREILRDLRRGTTIIPARGGFSGNEENMLYAVVNFQEIGQLKNMIRTIDPDAFVVVTETMEVMNYRIGNQPHW from the coding sequence ATGAAGTTTACCATGAAGATTCCCTATACCCCGGCCTTTACCATGGCCGATCTGTGGCAGGTGTTGAAAAACCTGCTGATGCTGGCCGCCGGCGGCACAATTTGCGCGGTGGCGGTCAACGGCATCATCATTCCCCACGAGTTTGCCGCCAGCAGCGCCACCGGCCTGACCCTGATCATCAAGGAACTGGTGCCGGCCCTGGATGTCGGGGTGATCTATCTGCTGCTCAATATTCCCCTCTTTCTGGCGGCGATGATGGCGGTGGGCCGCCGCTTCTTCTTCTACAGCCTGGCCGGCACCGTCATCTTTTCCCTGGCCCTGGCCTTTGTCCACGTGGACCTGACGGTGGACAACGACATCCTGGCGGCGGTGTTTGCCGGGATCATCATCGGTATCGGCGGCGGCATTACCTTGCGCTCCCAAGGCTCCGCCGGCGGGGCGGACATTTTGTCGGTTATGCTGATGAAGCGTTTTTCCATCCCCCTGGGCAGCACGGTGCTGGCCCTGAACCTGGTGGTGCTCTCCCTCACCGCGGTGGTTTTTTCCCTGGACGCCGCCCTCTACACCCTGATTCAGATTTACGTGGCGGCCAAGCTCATCGACCTGGTGGTCACCGGCCTGAGCCAGCGCAAGGCGGTAATGATCATCTCCAAGCACTGGCCGGAGATCAATCGCGAAATCCTGCGCGACCTGCGCCGGGGCACCACCATTATCCCCGCCCGGGGCGGTTTTTCCGGCAACGAGGAAAACATGCTGTACGCGGTGGTCAACTTTCAGGAGATCGGCCAGTTGAAAAACATGATCCGCACCATCGACCCCGACGCCTTCGTGGTGGTCACCGAGACCATGGAAGTAATGAACTATCGAATCGGCAACCAACCCCACTGGTAG
- a CDS encoding site-specific tyrosine recombinase has translation MPRGNSGSRNDHQTRFTRPADPLLEVVSGAFPFVLPLLDFFLQYLAAERRLATNTLAAYQSDLLSFFAFLARATAPVAATVDAGATGTAGKDRGAGLASARPITEINQIGPEHLRAYLAACRQEKAAPRSTSRRISALRAFFRFLQGEQLLGHDPAALLDLPKIGRALPKVLSSAEVEQLLAPPAPPASILALRNHAMLHLLYATGMRVSELVKLPVAAVNQAGHLRILGKGSKERLVPFGEAARQAMAVYITQARPRLLKKRRSDFLFVTGRGTAMTRLRFWQIVRKSARERGIAREISPHVLRHSFATHLLEHGADLRAVQVMLGHADIATTQIYTHVDTNRLKAIHRKFHPRG, from the coding sequence ATGCCCAGAGGCAATTCAGGCTCGCGTAACGATCACCAAACCCGCTTTACACGCCCCGCTGACCCCCTTCTTGAGGTGGTCTCCGGGGCGTTTCCGTTTGTTCTTCCCCTGCTGGATTTTTTTCTCCAGTACCTGGCCGCTGAGCGGCGGCTGGCCACCAATACCCTGGCGGCTTACCAGTCCGACCTGCTCTCGTTTTTCGCTTTTCTGGCCCGGGCCACGGCCCCGGTTGCGGCCACGGTTGATGCCGGCGCCACCGGGACGGCCGGGAAAGACCGGGGGGCAGGCCTGGCTTCAGCCCGGCCCATCACCGAGATTAACCAGATCGGCCCCGAGCATTTGCGAGCTTATCTGGCCGCCTGCCGGCAGGAGAAAGCAGCGCCGCGCAGTACATCCCGCCGGATTTCCGCCCTGCGCGCCTTTTTCCGTTTTCTTCAGGGTGAACAACTGCTTGGCCACGATCCCGCCGCATTGCTTGATCTGCCTAAAATCGGCCGGGCCTTGCCCAAGGTGCTCAGCAGTGCCGAGGTCGAGCAGCTGCTGGCCCCGCCGGCCCCGCCTGCTTCGATCCTGGCCCTGCGTAACCACGCCATGCTGCACTTGCTGTATGCCACCGGCATGCGGGTTTCCGAGCTGGTCAAGCTGCCGGTGGCGGCGGTCAATCAGGCCGGGCATCTGCGGATTTTGGGCAAGGGCAGCAAGGAGCGGCTGGTACCCTTTGGTGAGGCCGCCCGCCAGGCCATGGCGGTCTATATAACCCAAGCCCGGCCCCGGTTGCTGAAAAAGCGGCGCAGCGATTTTCTCTTTGTCACCGGCCGGGGCACGGCCATGACCCGCCTGCGTTTCTGGCAGATCGTGCGGAAAAGCGCCAGAGAACGTGGGATTGCTCGCGAGATCAGCCCGCACGTGCTGCGCCACTCCTTTGCCACCCATCTGCTGGAACATGGCGCCGACCTGCGGGCGGTGCAGGTGATGCTGGGGCACGCCGACATCGCCACCACCCAGATCTACACCCATGTTGACACCAACCGCCTGAAAGCCATTCACCGCAAGTTTCACCCTCGGGGATGA
- a CDS encoding CBS domain-containing protein, with protein sequence MELITTHINADFDAVASMVAAKKLYPEAVLAFAGAQEKNLRDFFAQSVDYLYDFQRLKNIDLGKVRRLILVDTRQPSRLGEIARCLENPDLEVHLFDHHPEAPGDLRGRVEHLKPVGSTATIMVELFQARGLEVSPEEATLLAMGIFEDTGSFHFDTTTPEDLQAAAWLLSRGANLHTVTQFIAQELTSAEVTLLGDLIRSATTYTIQGLDITVAKVDTEDYYDNFAVVVRRFMVMENLNTLFALARMGERTYLIARSRIPEVNVGEIVREFGGGGHASAASATIKELTNIEVEEKLIQVLHKQVRPRRRAADLMSSPVISARPNISIRQADELLNRYNITVLPVVDDKRRVVGLISRRVAGKAIQLGLEEQSVSDYMSTDFATLTPAATLGDIQELIIEHRQRIIPVVDGRNCELQGVITRTDLLNLLVNDPSRLPRGLYSEQLPSGERQRNLQNLMVERLGRRLVVLLRTIGEVAQERKYRAFAVGGFVRDLLLQEKNFDIDVVIEGDGMVFAKALAERLKGRVRVHKKFKTAVVKLPDGLKVDVATARLEYYDYPAAMPTVELSSLKLDLYRRDFTINAMAIHLNPDTFGTLVDFFNSQNDLKDHKIRVLHNLSFVEDPTRIFRAIRFEQRMGFTIGQHTERLIKNAVRMNLFDRFFGYRFFGELKGILSEENPLPAIRRMADLHLLPFLHPRLKLEPRLTKNLEESQAALAWYQLLYRDEPCRNWLVYLLALTVNLKRSELQDFCQRFEVPERNRQQLLGEKTAAQQAATVLRRALPDSNSGIYHLLAGLGPEGLLYLLAISRKKAAKKAISLYVTELSQVRPELNGHDLKVLGYQPGPIFRQILDQLLDARLDGQVRNREEELVFVRRHFPLARTKVEQA encoded by the coding sequence ATGGAGCTGATTACCACCCATATCAATGCCGACTTCGACGCCGTGGCCTCCATGGTGGCGGCCAAGAAGCTTTATCCCGAGGCGGTGTTGGCCTTTGCCGGGGCCCAGGAGAAGAACCTGCGGGATTTTTTCGCCCAGTCGGTGGATTACCTCTACGATTTCCAGCGCCTGAAAAATATTGATCTGGGCAAGGTCCGCCGCTTGATCCTGGTCGACACCCGGCAGCCCTCGCGGCTGGGGGAAATTGCCCGCTGCCTGGAGAACCCCGACCTGGAGGTGCATCTTTTCGATCACCATCCCGAGGCCCCCGGCGACCTGCGCGGGCGGGTGGAGCACCTCAAGCCGGTGGGGTCCACCGCCACCATCATGGTGGAGCTGTTTCAGGCCCGCGGCCTGGAAGTGAGCCCGGAGGAGGCCACCCTGCTGGCCATGGGCATTTTTGAAGACACCGGCTCGTTTCATTTCGACACCACCACCCCCGAGGACCTGCAGGCCGCCGCCTGGCTGTTGAGCCGGGGGGCCAACCTGCATACCGTCACCCAGTTCATCGCCCAGGAGTTGACCAGCGCCGAGGTTACCCTGCTGGGGGACCTGATTCGTTCCGCCACCACCTACACCATCCAGGGTTTGGACATCACCGTGGCCAAGGTGGACACCGAGGATTACTACGACAACTTCGCGGTGGTGGTACGCCGCTTCATGGTGATGGAAAACCTCAACACCCTCTTTGCCCTGGCCCGTATGGGCGAGCGGACTTACCTGATTGCCCGCAGCCGGATCCCCGAGGTCAATGTGGGGGAGATCGTCCGCGAGTTCGGCGGCGGCGGCCACGCCTCGGCGGCCTCTGCCACCATCAAGGAGTTGACCAATATCGAGGTGGAGGAAAAGCTGATCCAGGTGCTGCACAAGCAGGTGCGGCCCCGCCGCCGGGCCGCCGACCTGATGAGCTCCCCGGTGATCAGCGCCCGGCCCAATATCAGCATTCGCCAGGCCGATGAACTGCTTAACCGTTACAACATCACGGTGCTGCCGGTGGTGGACGACAAGCGGCGGGTGGTGGGCCTGATCTCCCGCCGGGTGGCGGGCAAGGCCATCCAACTGGGGCTGGAGGAGCAGTCGGTGAGCGACTACATGAGCACCGACTTCGCCACCCTGACCCCGGCCGCCACTCTGGGCGATATCCAGGAGTTGATTATCGAACATCGCCAGCGGATCATCCCGGTGGTGGATGGCCGCAACTGCGAGCTGCAGGGGGTGATTACCCGCACCGACCTGCTCAACCTGCTGGTCAACGACCCCTCCCGGCTGCCCCGTGGCCTTTACAGTGAACAGTTGCCTTCCGGTGAACGCCAGCGCAATCTGCAGAACCTTATGGTGGAACGGCTGGGCCGCCGCCTGGTGGTACTGCTACGGACCATCGGCGAGGTGGCCCAGGAGCGCAAATACCGGGCCTTTGCGGTGGGCGGCTTTGTGCGCGACCTGCTGCTGCAGGAAAAAAACTTCGATATTGACGTGGTGATCGAGGGTGATGGGATGGTTTTTGCCAAGGCTCTGGCCGAGCGATTAAAGGGCCGGGTGCGGGTGCACAAAAAATTCAAAACCGCGGTGGTCAAGCTGCCCGACGGCCTCAAGGTGGATGTGGCCACCGCCCGCCTGGAGTATTACGACTACCCGGCGGCCATGCCCACGGTGGAACTCTCTTCCCTCAAGCTTGATCTCTACCGGCGGGATTTTACCATCAACGCCATGGCCATCCATTTAAACCCCGACACCTTCGGCACCCTGGTGGATTTTTTCAACAGCCAGAATGATCTTAAAGATCACAAGATCAGGGTGCTGCACAACTTGAGCTTTGTCGAGGACCCCACCCGCATCTTCCGGGCCATCCGCTTTGAGCAGCGAATGGGGTTTACCATCGGTCAGCACACCGAACGATTGATTAAAAACGCGGTGCGGATGAATCTCTTCGACCGCTTTTTCGGCTACCGCTTCTTTGGCGAGTTGAAGGGGATCCTCAGTGAAGAGAACCCCCTGCCGGCCATCAGGCGAATGGCCGATCTTCACCTGCTGCCCTTCCTGCACCCGCGCCTGAAGCTGGAGCCACGCCTGACCAAAAACCTGGAAGAGTCCCAGGCGGCCCTGGCCTGGTATCAGTTGCTCTACCGGGATGAGCCCTGCCGCAACTGGCTGGTGTACCTGCTGGCCCTTACCGTTAACCTGAAGCGGAGTGAGTTGCAGGATTTTTGCCAGCGCTTTGAAGTGCCGGAGCGCAACCGGCAGCAGTTGCTGGGGGAAAAAACCGCCGCCCAGCAGGCGGCCACCGTGCTGCGCCGCGCCCTGCCGGACAGCAACAGCGGCATCTACCACCTGCTCGCCGGGCTGGGTCCCGAGGGGTTGCTTTATCTGCTGGCCATCAGTCGGAAAAAGGCGGCCAAAAAGGCGATTTCCTTATATGTTACCGAACTGAGTCAGGTGCGCCCGGAGCTCAACGGCCACGACCTCAAGGTACTTGGTTACCAGCCCGGCCCGATTTTCCGGCAGATCCTCGATCAACTGCTGGATGCACGCCTGGATGGTCAGGTCCGTAACCGTGAAGAAGAACTGGTCTTTGTCCGCCGTCATTTTCCGCTGGCCAGGACCAAGGTTGAGCAGGCATGA
- a CDS encoding YhdH/YhfP family quinone oxidoreductase has translation MKLKKFRALQVSEEDGSFVRRVVTRDLAQLPDHEVLVRVCFSSLNYKDALSASGNRGVTRRYPHTPGIDAAGVVEESRSSEFKPGDEVVVSCYDLGMNTPGGLAEYIRVPAEWVMPRPSGLSLRQCMMYGTAGFTAAQCVARLVDFPVRPEDGKILVTGATGGVGILALAMLAGLGYRVCAVTGKAEQEELLTRLGAEQVLGRAEAVDESGRMLLKGRWAGVVDTVGGPILATAVKSCRYDGLVTCCGNAASPDLPLNVYPFILRGVTLAGIDSAQCPMPRRRLLWQRLADLWQIKDLEALVTEIALEEVDEKITTILAGRHLGRVVVKMVC, from the coding sequence ATGAAGCTGAAAAAATTTCGGGCCCTGCAGGTAAGTGAAGAAGACGGCTCTTTTGTCCGCCGGGTGGTGACCCGGGATTTGGCTCAGTTGCCGGACCACGAGGTGCTGGTTCGGGTTTGCTTTTCGTCTCTTAATTACAAGGATGCCTTGTCCGCCAGCGGCAACCGCGGGGTGACCAGGCGCTATCCGCACACCCCGGGGATTGATGCCGCCGGGGTGGTGGAGGAAAGCCGGAGTAGCGAGTTTAAGCCCGGTGATGAGGTGGTGGTTTCCTGCTATGACCTGGGGATGAATACTCCCGGGGGGCTGGCGGAATATATTCGGGTGCCGGCGGAGTGGGTGATGCCGCGGCCCTCCGGCTTGAGCCTGCGCCAGTGCATGATGTACGGCACCGCCGGTTTTACCGCCGCCCAGTGCGTAGCCCGGCTGGTGGATTTTCCGGTACGGCCGGAAGATGGCAAAATTCTGGTCACCGGCGCCACCGGAGGGGTGGGGATTCTGGCCCTGGCCATGCTGGCCGGTCTTGGTTACCGGGTTTGCGCGGTCACCGGCAAGGCCGAACAGGAAGAGCTGTTGACTCGGCTGGGGGCGGAGCAGGTGCTGGGCCGGGCGGAAGCCGTTGATGAAAGCGGGCGCATGCTGCTTAAAGGGCGCTGGGCCGGGGTGGTGGATACGGTGGGGGGGCCGATTCTGGCCACCGCCGTTAAATCCTGCCGCTACGACGGCCTGGTGACCTGTTGCGGCAACGCCGCCTCCCCCGACCTGCCCCTCAATGTTTATCCCTTCATCTTGCGCGGGGTTACCCTGGCCGGGATCGACAGCGCCCAGTGCCCCATGCCCCGCCGCCGCCTGCTGTGGCAACGCCTGGCCGACCTGTGGCAGATCAAGGACCTGGAGGCGCTGGTCACCGAGATAGCCCTGGAGGAGGTGGATGAAAAAATCACGACCATTTTGGCGGGGCGTCACCTGGGGAGAGTGGTCGTGAAAATGGTGTGTTAG
- a CDS encoding HD domain-containing phosphohydrolase, giving the protein MPWLQQWNQVRAVTGRIDLAFLFLRVFSLFGGVAWLLLMELPPREESLLIKALLAFFLYSLLCYLVIFFRPLLLKKVYLTSLFLDLTFLSLLVHADPSLSSSFFLGYYLLICLHTIYFGLRFGLVVATLSALLYLLSIWSVLPEIDWTDLVMRLGFLFFLAIPVGLLSEKLKEEKEQVEHLNQTLENRVAQRTAEIAALLEQERYLRQILDTVAHINKLLITAPALPSLLASACARFTQHGDYRFCWIGLLENGAISEVYSAEPGLDALPEPPYRVDAGNGPLAEVAAAACLRENRTIIRMNDGELLDETLWRDPEPVRGARGVISLPLRARQGDAPLGCLVIYTWRADGFEAEEREMLDELAGDIGFAVDSFRQRELTAQLTAERAANYEETIFSFVDLIEQRDTYTAGHTERVAHYSSLLARELNLSQAEKKRLYTAAMLHDIGKIATPDSVLLKPGKLTELDYELIKLHPRAGYEMLSNIEMYKDLAKIILHHHERPDGNGYPNGLAGEEIPLLSRIMAVADAFDAMTTNRIYKGRKQLSQALAELQELAGSQFDAKVVAAATRVLAEVDLPSRVSQLPFTELEKKRFSYFFNDRLTGLYNEDYLKIVLNNLSSNHFSCLYLLHLRNLPEYNKRVGWEKGNQLFTRFAAELQAAFPACLVFRAYGNDFAVISREHLPLNSNLLKAFAGISSTEIEIDVRHVDLAAEQLYTIEKLEKLEVTPADEL; this is encoded by the coding sequence ATGCCTTGGTTGCAACAGTGGAATCAGGTTAGAGCGGTAACCGGCAGGATCGACCTTGCCTTTTTGTTCCTGCGGGTTTTCAGCCTCTTCGGCGGGGTTGCCTGGCTTTTGCTGATGGAGTTGCCTCCCCGGGAAGAGAGCTTGCTGATTAAGGCGCTGCTGGCCTTTTTCCTCTACAGCCTGCTCTGTTACCTGGTTATCTTTTTTCGGCCGCTGCTGCTGAAAAAGGTTTATCTCACCTCGCTTTTTCTCGACCTGACCTTCCTTTCCCTGCTGGTTCATGCCGACCCGAGTCTGAGCAGCAGTTTTTTCCTTGGCTACTACCTGTTGATCTGTCTGCACACCATCTACTTCGGCCTCCGCTTCGGGCTGGTGGTCGCCACCCTTTCTGCCCTTCTCTATCTGCTCAGTATCTGGTCTGTTCTGCCTGAGATTGACTGGACCGACCTGGTCATGCGGCTGGGCTTTCTCTTTTTCCTGGCCATCCCGGTGGGGTTGCTCAGCGAAAAGCTCAAAGAGGAAAAAGAGCAGGTGGAGCATCTCAATCAAACCCTGGAAAACCGGGTGGCCCAGCGTACCGCCGAAATTGCCGCCCTGCTGGAGCAGGAGCGTTACCTGCGGCAGATTCTCGACACGGTGGCCCATATCAACAAGCTGCTGATCACCGCCCCTGCCCTGCCGAGCCTGCTGGCAAGTGCCTGTGCCCGTTTCACCCAGCACGGCGATTATCGTTTCTGCTGGATCGGTCTGCTGGAAAACGGCGCGATCAGCGAAGTGTACAGCGCCGAGCCGGGCCTTGATGCCCTGCCGGAGCCGCCTTATCGGGTGGATGCCGGTAATGGTCCTTTGGCCGAGGTTGCTGCCGCCGCCTGTCTGCGGGAGAATCGAACCATCATCCGCATGAACGACGGGGAGTTGCTGGATGAGACTCTTTGGCGCGACCCGGAGCCCGTCCGGGGGGCCAGAGGGGTGATCAGTCTGCCCTTGCGGGCCCGCCAGGGCGATGCCCCCCTTGGTTGTCTGGTCATCTACACCTGGCGAGCCGATGGTTTTGAGGCGGAGGAGCGGGAGATGCTTGATGAGTTGGCCGGTGATATCGGTTTTGCCGTTGACTCCTTTCGACAGCGGGAGCTGACCGCCCAGCTAACCGCGGAACGGGCTGCCAACTACGAAGAGACCATCTTCTCCTTTGTCGATTTGATCGAGCAGCGGGATACCTACACCGCCGGTCACACCGAGCGGGTCGCACATTACAGCAGCCTGCTGGCCCGGGAGTTGAATCTGTCCCAGGCCGAGAAAAAGAGGCTTTACACGGCCGCCATGCTGCATGATATCGGCAAGATCGCCACTCCCGATTCGGTGCTGCTCAAACCCGGTAAACTCACCGAGCTGGATTACGAACTGATCAAGCTCCACCCCCGGGCCGGCTACGAGATGCTTTCCAACATCGAAATGTACAAGGATCTGGCCAAGATCATCCTCCACCACCATGAGCGGCCCGATGGCAACGGCTACCCGAACGGCCTGGCGGGAGAGGAGATCCCGCTGCTCTCCCGGATCATGGCGGTGGCCGATGCCTTTGACGCCATGACCACCAACCGGATTTACAAGGGGCGCAAACAACTTTCCCAGGCCCTGGCCGAGTTGCAAGAGCTCGCAGGGAGCCAGTTCGACGCCAAGGTGGTGGCGGCGGCGACCAGGGTCCTGGCCGAGGTTGATCTCCCCTCCCGCGTCAGCCAGTTGCCCTTCACCGAGCTGGAGAAGAAACGTTTTTCCTATTTTTTCAATGATCGCCTGACCGGGCTGTACAACGAAGACTACCTGAAAATCGTCCTCAACAACCTGAGCAGCAACCATTTTTCCTGCCTTTACCTGCTGCATTTGCGCAACCTGCCCGAGTACAACAAGCGCGTTGGCTGGGAAAAAGGCAATCAGTTGTTTACCCGCTTTGCCGCCGAATTGCAGGCCGCCTTTCCCGCTTGCCTGGTTTTTCGTGCCTATGGTAACGATTTTGCCGTTATCTCCCGGGAGCATCTGCCCTTGAACAGCAACTTGCTCAAGGCCTTCGCCGGCATCTCCAGCACCGAAATCGAAATCGATGTCCGCCATGTTGACCTGGCCGCTGAACAGCTCTACACCATTGAAAAACTGGAAAAGCTGGAAGTAACCCCGGCAGACGAGCTTTAA